One region of Vitis vinifera cultivar Pinot Noir 40024 chromosome 1, ASM3070453v1 genomic DNA includes:
- the LOC100257674 gene encoding uncharacterized protein LOC100257674 isoform X2, giving the protein MTGEGNSGRHSQPEPCFGMKTLKRHKMKRNLNDVVFIDVDGDNFHNVIIIDGPKSVQQNVQDSGVMRRDKRVPLESIISIDDDESTDIHPENGAESRGDLDSDASSSKRSCPASNHSQNSVGLEAEECQFIRERKSPVKLSKCKRTYSGKAPSRNRYGLDPMPESTSPESTSSESGLSDCELMEGSRGKLHEQWEQAYLKRKDVPQTAKSDLGDQPSASGSNTDTPPNIEVENMTEQHQETPVCSSSSNENFEKENLPSFFAPDGSNLGATSPNPEVENPFAEFEFKFDEESSRCKIESMEKTQFSDVNNDVQDEEASFCKSHSSVETQVNLVASSEKDEGLHEVPNGSHFPNESKYGGTIFKGKKKSVSREQSFWKPQPSDETWINCGVAPFKDKVQVVPEKAFFCTSLLAEKLDVSNEKGSCLERKKPVSGEPSSCHAPPNETQIKKSKSCLMRKELIAESMPVSEQDNKIDDITHAQNGQRDIINEREKLKETEEYKRAIEEEWTSRQRQLQLQAEEVQRLKKRRKAENTRLLDMERRQKQRVQEMRETQKKDEENMNMKEKIRLEVRKELDKLEMTCSDMASLLRGLEIHVGGGFCPSSNERVMLSILASNGAVKADYL; this is encoded by the exons ATGACAGGAGAAGGGAATTCAGGACGTCATTCTCAACCTGAACCCTGTTTTGGGATGAAAACACTAAAAAGGCACAAGATGAAACGGAACCTTAATGATGTTGTCTTCATTGATGTAGATGGTGATAATTTCCATAATGTTATTATCATAGATGGTCCAAAGTCTGTACAACAGAATGTACAAGATTCTGGTGTAATGAGAAGAGACAAAAGGGTTCCATTGGAAAGCATTATTAgtattgatgatgatgaaagcACGGACATCCATCCTGAAAATGGTGCGGAAAGTCGTGGTGACTTGGATAGTGATGCCAGCTCAAGCAAGAGATCTTGTCCTGCTTCCAACCATTCACAAAATTCTGTGGGCTTAGAAGCTGAGGAATGTCAATTCATCCGAGAAAGAAAATCCCCAGTGAAGTTGTCAAAATGTAAGCGAACCTATTCTGGGAAAGCTCCCTCCAGAAACCGTTATGGTTTAGATCCCATGCCTGAAAGTACTTCGCCTGAAAGTACTTCATCTGAAAGTGGTTTATCTGATTGTGAGCTTATGGAAGGTTCTAGGGGAAAGCTTCATGAACAGTGGGAACAAGCTTACTTAAAGAGAAAAGATGTCCCTCAAACTGCCAAATCTGATTTGGGGGATCAGCCTAGTGCCTCTGGTTCTAACACTGATACTCCCCCAAATATTGAAGTAGAAAACATGACTGAACAACATCAAGAAACCCCAGTATGTTCTAGTTCAagcaatgaaaattttgaaaaagaaaacctaCCTTCCTTTTTTGCTCCTGATGGCAGCAATTTGGGTGCTACTTCTCCAAATCCTGAAGTTGAGAATCCCTTTGcagaatttgaatttaaatttgatgAGGAGAGTTCAAGGTGTAAAATTGAGTCAATGgaaaaaacacaattttctgATGTCAACAATGATGTTCAAGATGAAGAAGCTTCGTTCTGCAAGAGCCACAGTTCGGTGGAAACACAGGTTAATCTAGTTGCTTCGAGTGAAAAAGATGAAGGGCTCCATGAGGTACCTAATGGGTCTCATTTTccaaatgaatcaaaatatggaggaactattttcaagggaaaaaagaaatcaGTTTCTAGAGAACAGTCATTTTGGAAACCTCAACCATCTGATGAAACATGGATTAATTGTGGTGTAGCACCCTTCAAGGACAAAGTTCAagttgttcctgaaaaagcttTCTTCTGTACCTCTCTATTGGCAGAAAAGTTGGATGTTAGTAATGAAAAAGGTTCTTGTCTGGAAAGAAAGAAACCAGTTTCTGGGGAACCTTCTTCATGCCATGCTCCACCTAATGAAACACAAATTAAAAAGAGCAAATCTTGTTTGATGAGGAAGGAACTAATTGCTGAATCTATGCCTGTCAGTGAACAAGATAATAAAATTGATGATATAACACATGCTCAAAATGGTCAAAGAGATATAATCAATGAGCGAGAGAAGCTCAAGGAGACTGAGGAGTACAAGCGAGCGATAGAAGAAGAATGGACATCCAGGCAGAGGCAGTTACAGTTACAG GCAGAAGAAGTGCAGCGgttgaagaagagaagaaaagccGAAAATACACGTTTATTGGACATGGAGAGAAGACAAAAGCAGCGTGTCCAAGAAATGAGAGAGACACAAAAAAAG GATGAAGAGAATATGAACATGAAAGAGAAAATTCGTCTTGAAGTACGGAAAGAACTTGATAAATTGGAAATGACATGTAGTGATATGGCCTCATTACTTCGTGGCCTAGAAATCCATGTGGGAGGTGGTTTCTGTCCCTCATCAAATGAG AGGGTCATGTTGTCAATCCTTGCAAGCAATGGAGCTGTCAAGGCAGACTATCTCTGA
- the LOC104879282 gene encoding uncharacterized protein LOC104879282 produces MGAESVMKFVVEKLKELLVLLENFGGYLVDEVDKVFPPDSRGEKLRHWIQVGAPFLILGLVLVVFYYCCCGCCRGRRGVKMMKAPGRDYRMARPPFESNPRGYFRGLRADRIHVR; encoded by the coding sequence atggGAGCAGAAAGCGTAATGAAGTTTGTGGTGGAGAAGCTGAAGGAGTTGCTGGTGTTACTAGAGAACTTTGGTGGGTATTTGGTCGATGAGGTGGACAAGGTGTTTCCACCAGACTCCAGGGGAGAAAAGCTGCGTCATTGGATACAAGTAGGGGCACCTTTTCTCATACTGGGTTTAGTCCTTGTCGTCTTCTACTATTGTTGCTGTGGCTGCTGCCGTGGGAGGAGGGGGGTTAAGATGATGAAAGCTCCTGGTAGAGATTATAGGATGGCTAGGCCTCCTTTCGAGAGTAACCCCAGAGGCTATTTCCGCGGCCTTCGCGCTGACCGAATACATGTTCGCTAG
- the LOC100257674 gene encoding uncharacterized protein LOC100257674 isoform X1: MTGEGNSGRHSQPEPCFGMKTLKRHKMKRNLNDVVFIDVDGDNFHNVIIIDGPKSVQQNVQDSGVMRRDKRVPLESIISIDDDESTDIHPENGAESRGDLDSDASSSKRSCPASNHSQNSVGLEAEECQFIRERKSPVKLSKCKRTYSGKAPSRNRYGLDPMPESTSPESTSSESGLSDCELMEGSRGKLHEQWEQAYLKRKDVPQTAKSDLGDQPSASGSNTDTPPNIEVENMTEQHQETPVCSSSSNENFEKENLPSFFAPDGSNLGATSPNPEVENPFAEFEFKFDEESSRCKIESMEKTQFSDVNNDVQDEEASFCKSHSSVETQVNLVASSEKDEGLHEVPNGSHFPNESKYGGTIFKGKKKSVSREQSFWKPQPSDETWINCGVAPFKDKVQVVPEKAFFCTSLLAEKLDVSNEKGSCLERKKPVSGEPSSCHAPPNETQIKKSKSCLMRKELIAESMPVSEQDNKIDDITHAQNGQRDIINEREKLKETEEYKRAIEEEWTSRQRQLQLQAEEVQRLKKRRKAENTRLLDMERRQKQRVQEMRETQKKDEENMNMKEKIRLEVRKELDKLEMTCSDMASLLRGLEIHVGGGFCPSSNEVHAAYKRALLKFHPDRASRTDIYHQVEAEEKFKLISRMKEKFLLPS; the protein is encoded by the exons ATGACAGGAGAAGGGAATTCAGGACGTCATTCTCAACCTGAACCCTGTTTTGGGATGAAAACACTAAAAAGGCACAAGATGAAACGGAACCTTAATGATGTTGTCTTCATTGATGTAGATGGTGATAATTTCCATAATGTTATTATCATAGATGGTCCAAAGTCTGTACAACAGAATGTACAAGATTCTGGTGTAATGAGAAGAGACAAAAGGGTTCCATTGGAAAGCATTATTAgtattgatgatgatgaaagcACGGACATCCATCCTGAAAATGGTGCGGAAAGTCGTGGTGACTTGGATAGTGATGCCAGCTCAAGCAAGAGATCTTGTCCTGCTTCCAACCATTCACAAAATTCTGTGGGCTTAGAAGCTGAGGAATGTCAATTCATCCGAGAAAGAAAATCCCCAGTGAAGTTGTCAAAATGTAAGCGAACCTATTCTGGGAAAGCTCCCTCCAGAAACCGTTATGGTTTAGATCCCATGCCTGAAAGTACTTCGCCTGAAAGTACTTCATCTGAAAGTGGTTTATCTGATTGTGAGCTTATGGAAGGTTCTAGGGGAAAGCTTCATGAACAGTGGGAACAAGCTTACTTAAAGAGAAAAGATGTCCCTCAAACTGCCAAATCTGATTTGGGGGATCAGCCTAGTGCCTCTGGTTCTAACACTGATACTCCCCCAAATATTGAAGTAGAAAACATGACTGAACAACATCAAGAAACCCCAGTATGTTCTAGTTCAagcaatgaaaattttgaaaaagaaaacctaCCTTCCTTTTTTGCTCCTGATGGCAGCAATTTGGGTGCTACTTCTCCAAATCCTGAAGTTGAGAATCCCTTTGcagaatttgaatttaaatttgatgAGGAGAGTTCAAGGTGTAAAATTGAGTCAATGgaaaaaacacaattttctgATGTCAACAATGATGTTCAAGATGAAGAAGCTTCGTTCTGCAAGAGCCACAGTTCGGTGGAAACACAGGTTAATCTAGTTGCTTCGAGTGAAAAAGATGAAGGGCTCCATGAGGTACCTAATGGGTCTCATTTTccaaatgaatcaaaatatggaggaactattttcaagggaaaaaagaaatcaGTTTCTAGAGAACAGTCATTTTGGAAACCTCAACCATCTGATGAAACATGGATTAATTGTGGTGTAGCACCCTTCAAGGACAAAGTTCAagttgttcctgaaaaagcttTCTTCTGTACCTCTCTATTGGCAGAAAAGTTGGATGTTAGTAATGAAAAAGGTTCTTGTCTGGAAAGAAAGAAACCAGTTTCTGGGGAACCTTCTTCATGCCATGCTCCACCTAATGAAACACAAATTAAAAAGAGCAAATCTTGTTTGATGAGGAAGGAACTAATTGCTGAATCTATGCCTGTCAGTGAACAAGATAATAAAATTGATGATATAACACATGCTCAAAATGGTCAAAGAGATATAATCAATGAGCGAGAGAAGCTCAAGGAGACTGAGGAGTACAAGCGAGCGATAGAAGAAGAATGGACATCCAGGCAGAGGCAGTTACAGTTACAG GCAGAAGAAGTGCAGCGgttgaagaagagaagaaaagccGAAAATACACGTTTATTGGACATGGAGAGAAGACAAAAGCAGCGTGTCCAAGAAATGAGAGAGACACAAAAAAAG GATGAAGAGAATATGAACATGAAAGAGAAAATTCGTCTTGAAGTACGGAAAGAACTTGATAAATTGGAAATGACATGTAGTGATATGGCCTCATTACTTCGTGGCCTAGAAATCCATGTGGGAGGTGGTTTCTGTCCCTCATCAAATGAG GTCCATGCAGCTTATAAACGAGCCTTGTTAAAATTTCACCCAGACCGAGCATCTAGAACTGACATCTATCATCAGGTGGAGGCTGAGGAAAAATTTAAGCTTATTTCTCGcatgaaagaaaagtttttattGCCTTCATGA